CGCGTCGGTCGTGTTGACCGAGGCCGTGAGCCGGGCCTGTCCGGACACGGGCTGGTTCGTGTACACCCAGTCGATGGTCGGCCCACGCGCCATCGACCTGTTCGGGAGCGAGTCGGTGAAAGAGCGGTATCTGCCGGGCGTGACCGCTGGCGAGGACCACATCTCCATCGCCATCTCCGAACCCGACGCCGGCTCTGACGTGGGAAACATGACGACGACCGTCGAGGAAGAGGACGGCCGACTCGTCTGTAACGGCGAGAAGATGTGGGTCGGGGGAGTCCCGTTCTCCGACGTGGCCGTCACGTGGGTCCGGTTCCCGGAGGGGCTCGGCTCGGTCGTGCTCCCGCTCGATGACCCCGGCATCGAGGTTGTCGAAGAGTACCGAAACATGGCGGGGTACAGCCAGACTCACTTCAGTATCGACGACGTGGAGATTCCGGCGGACCACGTCCTCACCCGGGGCGAAGACGGCTTCAAACAGCAGTTGGTGTCGCTGAACTGGGAGCGACTCGGCAGTTCGACGCTCGCCATCGGGTGGGCCGCGGCCGCGCTGGAGCAGGCGCTCGCGTACGCGGACGGGCGCGAGCAGTTCGACCAGTCGCTCGACGACTTCCAGGGCATCGAGTGGAAGCTCGCCGAGATGTATCGTCAGTTGGAGACGGCTGCCGGCGTCGTCTACAACACGGCCGCGAGCGCAGACGGCCACGAGAGTGCACCCTCGCGGCTCAAGACCTCGGTCGCGAAGCTCCACGCCTCGCAAATCGCCGAGGAGGTCATCAGCGAGGCGGTCCAGGTCGTCGGCGCACGCGCCTACCAGCAGGGCCACCCGCTGGAGTATCTCTACCGGCTGGCCCGAGGCCGCCGCATCGCGGCCGGCACCGACGAGATGCAGCTGAACACCATCGCGCGGGCGCTGAAGGAAGACGGGGTCCCGAAGGTCTCGGAACGTTAGCGGTCGAAGTCGGGGTCGCGGCCCTCGTTGAACGCCGCGACCGCCTCCGCGTGTTCCGGGTCGGTGACGCACTCCCACTGGTACTCGCTCGCGAGCTGACAGTACTCCTCGAAGGAGCGGGTCGGGTCCACGAGGTCGTTCGTGCGGCGGACGGCCGTCGCGGGCTTGCTCGCGATTTCCCTCGCGAGGTCGGTCGCCGCCTCGAGCGGGTCGGGGCTGGCTTCGACGGCGAGCCCGATGTCGACGGCCGCCTCGGGCGTGATATCGCGGCCGGTGAGCAGATACTCGCGGGCTTTCGCCTCGCCGATGAGCCGGGGCAACAGCCACGCGCCGCCGTCGCCCGGGATGAGACCGATGTTGACGAATCCCTCCCGGAGGAGCGATTCCTCGCCGACGACCCGGAGGTCACACGCGAGCGCGAAGTCACAGCCAGCCCCGACGGCCGGCCCGTTGACGGCCGCGATGGAGGGCGTCGACAGGCCTCGGAGTTTTCCGACCAGCTGTTGGATGAGCCAGAGGTACGCGCCGTACTCCTCGGGCGACTGGTCGTCCCAGTCGGGCATCTCGGTCGTGTCCGCGCCGGCACAGAAGCCGTCGCCCGCCCCTGTCAGGACGACCGCGTAGGTGTCCTCGTCGTTCCCGGCGCGCCGGACCGCGTCGTTGAGTTCGAGCACCGTCGTCCGGGTGAATGCGTTGTACACCTCCGGGCGGTCGATGGTGATGGTCGTGATGCCGTCGTCCGTCTCGTAGCGAATCTCGTCGTACTCCACACCGGGTGTACGGCTGACGGTCACATATAACGGGCGGCGACCCGCGAGACCGTAGCCCCCTTATCCGTCGCTGGCGAACGTCGGCCAATGAATCGGAGCGTACTCGGCACGGTTGGCTCTCCGCTCGTGCAGGTGGAGTCACCCCCCGGCAGCATCGTCGCCGCGAAGGTGGAGTCGCGCAATCCGGGCGGGAGCGCGAAGGACCGTCCCGCCCTCGCCATGATTGAGGCCGCCGAGCGCGCCGGCGAAATCGAGCCCGGCGACACCATCGTCGAACCCACCTCGGGGAACACGGGCATCGGTATCGCGATGGTCGCCGCGGCGCGCGGCTACGACGCCATCATCGTGATGCCGGGGTCGAAATCCCCCGAACGCCAGCGGATTATGCGGGCCTACGGCGCGCGCCTCGACCTCGTGGACGGGGATATCTCCGACGCGAAAGACCACGCCGACGAGCTGGAGGAGACGGAAGACGCCGTCCAGCTCCGACAGTTCGAAAACGAGGCGAACCCGCGTGCCCACTACGAGACGACGGGCGAGGAGATTCTCGAGCAGGTCGACGGGCGGGAGATTGACGCGCTCGTCGCCGGCGTCGGGACGGGCGGGACGATTTCCGGGGTCGGACGGCGACTCCGCGAGGAGCACCCGGAGATGGATATCATCGCCGTCGAACCCGAGGACAGCGCGGTGCTCTCCGGGCGCGAACCGGTCGGCGACTCGTTTCAGGGGATGGGGCCGGGGTTCGTCTCGCCGAATCTGGACCGCGACCTGCTCGACGGCGTGGAGACGGTCTCGCTGGACGCCGCCGAGGCGGAGGCGCGCCGGCTCGCCCGCGAGGAGGGGCTGCTCGTCGGTCAGTCGTCCGCGGCGTCGAATCTCGCCGCCAAGCGCGTGGCCGAGCGGCTCGCGACCGACGCGGACGTTCCGGGACCGGACACGCAGACGAATCTTCTCGACGGCGAGCCGGAAGCTCCCGAGCGTGAGTTACCCGCGGACGCGCCGCTCATCGTCACGGTGTACTGGGACTCCGGCGAACGGTACATGTCCACGGGGATGTTCGACTAGCGGCGGGCCAGCGCGCGAACGACCAGCTGGAGGATGTGGACGAAGACACCGGCGACGGCGACGTAGAGCCCGATAGCTTGCATCGCCGTGTTCAGCCCGCGGTTCTCGCGAATCTCCCACATCTCGTAGCCGAGCCGGAAGAGGAAGCCGAGGAAGATGGCCACGAAGCCGACCAGCAACACGACGGGGATGAACGAGCCGGCGAGGATGGCGACCAGTCCGACGAGGAACGCGCCCGTCGCGATTTTGCCGTAGTGGTCGAAGTCAGTGTCCGAGCGGGCGTAGACGTAGGTGCCGATGCCGGCAGTCATCGCGACCGTGGCGGCGCCCGTGATACCGAGCGCGAGGAGTCGCACGTCGGCAGCGAGGAAGGAGAGTATCCCGCCGCCGAACAGCCCGAACCCTGCTTCCAGCAGGACGACACCCACCAGCGTGAGCGGCGTCGTGTTGTTCTTGAAGCCGCGCTCGGCGAGCAGTTCGCCGACGGTGATGACGGCTCCGTAGACGAGCGAGCCGACGATTGGCACCGCGAAGACGATGCGGTTGATGCCGGCGAGCGGGGTGAAGGCGACGGCGTACATCAGAATGACGTTCAACGCCATGAGGCCGGTCGCGCCGCCGATTGCCTGCCACTCGCGCGCCGCGAGCAGGAAGCCCTCGTTCGACTGCGTCTCGTAGCTACTCATGGAGTCGTGGAGTCGTCGGATGCCGAAAAGCGTTCGCGTCCCTCTGCAGGCGACAGGTCGAACGCGTCGTGGACGAACGCCATCGTCGCCGCGTCGAAGACGAGTCCGACCGGCGCGAGCACGGCCAGTCCGCCGACGACACCCGGAACGCCGAGATTGACGAACAGCGCGGTCGCCGGCAGCGAGATGATGGCGGTCGCGAGGAGATACCGACCGGCGTACGAGAGTGCCGGCCCGCCAGCGCTCGTGAACTGGTAGCTCCGCACGAGCGCGGTGAGGAGATCTCGGTCGTCGGCCACGACCAGGTGTAACGCGGGATAGAGGAAGTAGCCGCCGGCGAGTATCAAAACGGCGAGAACGATGAGAAACAGCGGGAAGATGAGCGTGAACACCAACGCGGCGAGCACGTAGACCAACACGAGCAGCTGGAAGCCGAACATCGGGGCGAAGTAGCGGCGGGCGTCGGCCAGAAACTGCGGCTGTTCGTCGGCGAGCGCGCGGTGTATCGTCCCGAGGTAGCCCGCGGTGAGCGCGGCCGTTGCGACCATCGAGAGCAGGGCGAAGCCGACCGCGGCGGGACCGAACTGATTGACCGCCGTCCGGACGCCGCCGGCCCCGACTTCGGCGGCGGTATCGGGGAGACTCAGGAACGCCCACCCGCCCGTGACGGGAAACGGGAACGAGAAGGAGACGCCGACGTGGAAGTCGGCGTTGCCGAGCTGGGTGAACTTCTCCGCCGAGAGGAGGGCGACGGCGAACGGGACGACCGCGAGCCACCAGACGCCATCGAGGCTGGCTCGCGCGCGAGCGAGATACGGCTGGAGGGAGACCATACCGGGTCGTGTTCGTCCGCCTACAAGTCAGTTGCTACGCGCCGAACTCGGATTCGGTCACCCGGACGCGAACCGTCTCGTCGACTTCCCGGAGGTCGTAGTCGGGGAGCTCATGGCCGGTGCGGGCGACGAACATCGGCTCGACGAGTTCGCCGTCGTCGACGCCGTACACCTTCAGATACCGGTCGGTCTCCTCGGGCGCTATCTCGTCGTCGCGGACCTGCCGCGCGAGATCGCGCGAGAGCCACTCCTCGTCGCTGACAGAGGGTTCGAGCACGAACGCGGCGTCGGCGAACCGGACGAGATACCAGTTCAGGTCGTTGAGCAGCGAGACGGCCGCGCCGAGGCTGACGGTTTCGACGGCGACGGTGTTCTCGTACGGTTCGGCGAGCGAGTAGGTCGCGAGCGCGTTGCGTGCGGTCTCGCGGGAGACGAGTTCGTAGCGGAGATTCACCTCCGGGTCGCCGACGAGACACACGCGGGTCATACTTCGAGCAACGGAGGCGACGGCAAAGCGGTTTCGTTCACTTGGTCGAGCAGTGAGTCCACAGCAAGCATACGCCGAACGAAGTGAGGCGTTTCACCGAGCCGACCGGAGGGAGGCTCGGCTGCGTTGCGGTTTTTGGTGCAGATTTTTGCAAGGAGTGGTGCGCGAAGCGCACCCGACGCAGCAAAAAGGTGCGTTAGAAGGTAGAGAGTTCGCCGTCGATGACGCGCTGGGTGATACTCGACACGTCGGCGAGTTCGCGGTCGACGACGGCCTCGACCTCCGCTTCCACGTCGGCAATCTCGACGCCCTCTTCGGTGACGAGGGCGGCGTCGGCGACGTGCGGGTCGTCGATCGGCTTGCCGATCTGTGAGAGCAGGCGAATCCGAATCTCGCGCAGCCCGTCGACCTCGGCGACGACGGCCTCAGCGATCTGGGTGGCGAGCAGATTGTAGATCTTCCCGATGTGGTTGACGGGGTTCTTGCCGGAGGTGGCCTCCATCGACATCGACCGGTTCGGGGTGATGAGCCCGTTGGCGCGGTTGCCGCGGCCGACGGAGCCGTCGTCGCCCTGCTCCGCGGAGGTGCCGGTCGTGGTGAGGAACACGGAGTTGTGGTCGTAGTCGTCGGCGGTGTTGACGTGGACGGTCACGTCGCGGTCGGTGTACTCGCCGGCGAGGTCGATGACGAACTCGCGGACGGCGGCGACGTTCTCCTTGTAGGCTTCCAGCGAGTCGACGTAGCTGTCGACCATCGCGACGGCCAGCGTCACGTCGATTTCGTCCCCCTCGCGTTTGCCCATCACCTTCACGTCCTGTCCGATGGCGGGGTGGCGCTCGCCGAAGCTGCCGTTGAGCTCGCGCTCGGCGTTGAGCACGATCTGTTCGGTTTCCGTCAGCGGGGCGTGACCGACACCGAAGGAGGTGTCGTTGGCCTTCGGAATCTGTTTGCCTTCCTCGCCGAAGACCTCCTGGAGGTCGCCCGAGCCCTCGCCGAGTTTCACGTCGACGATGACCTCGGTGCCGAAGTCGATTTCCGGGAAGTTCTCGGCGAAGTAGTCGCGGGCGGCGCGGAGCGCGATGGTCTCGGTGGGGATGGTGTGGTGGCGGACGACCTGTCCGTTCTCGTACTCGGCGTACTCCTTCGTGGCGCGACCGGTGATGAGCAGATAGATGGGTTCGACGACCTCACCGCCGCCGTAGGCGGGCGCGGAGGTGCCGGCGACCAACTGCGTCTCGTCGGTGTTGTAGTGGAGCACCTTGCCGACGCGGTCGAGATACGCGCGGGCGAGTGCCTGCGAGACGTGTTCTGCGATGCCGTCGGAGATGGAGTCCGGGTGGCCGAGCCCCTTTCGCTCGACGATCTCGGTCTCTTGGTCTTCCACCGCGCGGCCGGCGACCGGCTCGACGCGAATATTGCGGTCTGTCATTGTCTCCGATACCTCGCGGGCGGTTCTATAACTTACGGAAACACCGCAGCCACGGAAAATTACTGCTGCGTATCGGATTTCGAGAGCAACAGCCCGAGATAGGAGGTCCGGATACCCTCGTCGGGGTCGGCTCCGAGGTCGGCAAGCAGGTCGCGAGCGCGGTCGCGGGCGGCCGGTAT
This portion of the Halosegnis longus genome encodes:
- a CDS encoding acyl-CoA dehydrogenase family protein, giving the protein MQALSPELQAYAERVEEVASEFEDEAYTWEGDIPWENLQLLADEGVYCPSIDETYGGQGMSDLASVVLTEAVSRACPDTGWFVYTQSMVGPRAIDLFGSESVKERYLPGVTAGEDHISIAISEPDAGSDVGNMTTTVEEEDGRLVCNGEKMWVGGVPFSDVAVTWVRFPEGLGSVVLPLDDPGIEVVEEYRNMAGYSQTHFSIDDVEIPADHVLTRGEDGFKQQLVSLNWERLGSSTLAIGWAAAALEQALAYADGREQFDQSLDDFQGIEWKLAEMYRQLETAAGVVYNTAASADGHESAPSRLKTSVAKLHASQIAEEVISEAVQVVGARAYQQGHPLEYLYRLARGRRIAAGTDEMQLNTIARALKEDGVPKVSER
- a CDS encoding enoyl-CoA hydratase/isomerase family protein, whose product is MEYDEIRYETDDGITTITIDRPEVYNAFTRTTVLELNDAVRRAGNDEDTYAVVLTGAGDGFCAGADTTEMPDWDDQSPEEYGAYLWLIQQLVGKLRGLSTPSIAAVNGPAVGAGCDFALACDLRVVGEESLLREGFVNIGLIPGDGGAWLLPRLIGEAKAREYLLTGRDITPEAAVDIGLAVEASPDPLEAATDLAREIASKPATAVRRTNDLVDPTRSFEEYCQLASEYQWECVTDPEHAEAVAAFNEGRDPDFDR
- a CDS encoding PLP-dependent cysteine synthase family protein; this encodes MNRSVLGTVGSPLVQVESPPGSIVAAKVESRNPGGSAKDRPALAMIEAAERAGEIEPGDTIVEPTSGNTGIGIAMVAAARGYDAIIVMPGSKSPERQRIMRAYGARLDLVDGDISDAKDHADELEETEDAVQLRQFENEANPRAHYETTGEEILEQVDGREIDALVAGVGTGGTISGVGRRLREEHPEMDIIAVEPEDSAVLSGREPVGDSFQGMGPGFVSPNLDRDLLDGVETVSLDAAEAEARRLAREEGLLVGQSSAASNLAAKRVAERLATDADVPGPDTQTNLLDGEPEAPERELPADAPLIVTVYWDSGERYMSTGMFD
- a CDS encoding DUF5804 family protein, which gives rise to MTRVCLVGDPEVNLRYELVSRETARNALATYSLAEPYENTVAVETVSLGAAVSLLNDLNWYLVRFADAAFVLEPSVSDEEWLSRDLARQVRDDEIAPEETDRYLKVYGVDDGELVEPMFVARTGHELPDYDLREVDETVRVRVTESEFGA
- a CDS encoding methionine adenosyltransferase, with the translated sequence MTDRNIRVEPVAGRAVEDQETEIVERKGLGHPDSISDGIAEHVSQALARAYLDRVGKVLHYNTDETQLVAGTSAPAYGGGEVVEPIYLLITGRATKEYAEYENGQVVRHHTIPTETIALRAARDYFAENFPEIDFGTEVIVDVKLGEGSGDLQEVFGEEGKQIPKANDTSFGVGHAPLTETEQIVLNAERELNGSFGERHPAIGQDVKVMGKREGDEIDVTLAVAMVDSYVDSLEAYKENVAAVREFVIDLAGEYTDRDVTVHVNTADDYDHNSVFLTTTGTSAEQGDDGSVGRGNRANGLITPNRSMSMEATSGKNPVNHIGKIYNLLATQIAEAVVAEVDGLREIRIRLLSQIGKPIDDPHVADAALVTEEGVEIADVEAEVEAVVDRELADVSSITQRVIDGELSTF